The following proteins are co-located in the Candidatus Nitrotoga sp. AM1P genome:
- the plsY gene encoding glycerol-3-phosphate 1-O-acyltransferase PlsY: MKILGFIVCAYLLGSISFAVIMSRLFALPDPRTYGSHNPGATNVLRSGNKWAAILTLLGDAAKGWLAVWVVQHFEPQDGNSLLVAAVALAVFLGHLFPIFLRFKGGKGVATALGVLLALNVWLGLAVLATWILVALVFRLSSLAALLAAVGAPIYAMALALPSEYVFTLVGISLLLFWRHKSNIQNLLAGKESRIAKK; this comes from the coding sequence ATGAAAATCTTGGGTTTTATTGTGTGTGCTTATTTATTGGGTTCAATTTCTTTCGCGGTGATAATGAGCCGATTATTTGCATTACCCGATCCACGCACTTACGGTTCGCATAACCCGGGTGCGACCAATGTGCTGCGTAGTGGCAATAAATGGGCTGCAATATTGACATTATTAGGTGATGCAGCGAAGGGCTGGCTGGCAGTGTGGGTGGTTCAACATTTTGAGCCACAGGATGGCAATTCGCTGCTGGTTGCAGCAGTGGCGCTTGCGGTATTTCTTGGCCACCTTTTTCCTATATTCCTGCGCTTCAAAGGCGGCAAGGGCGTGGCTACTGCATTAGGTGTACTGCTGGCGCTTAATGTGTGGTTAGGATTGGCGGTATTGGCAACTTGGATATTGGTGGCATTGGTATTCCGCCTATCGTCACTGGCAGCATTACTGGCGGCCGTAGGTGCGCCTATCTATGCTATGGCATTGGCCTTGCCGTCTGAGTACGTATTCACGTTGGTGGGGATCTCATTATTGTTGTTCTGGCGCCACAAGAGCAACATTCAGAATTTATTAGCAGGCAAAGAAAGCCGCATTGCTAAGAAGTAA
- the folB gene encoding dihydroneopterin aldolase, which yields MDIIFLRELKVETLIGVYEWEKRVPQTLQLDMEIALPNARACQSDDIHDALDYSEIVRHIQSALSNHHFNLLEALAERIAQILLIDFNVPWVKVSVAKLNAIRDSRMVGISIERRQAKSN from the coding sequence ATGGATATTATTTTTCTACGCGAACTCAAAGTTGAAACGCTCATTGGTGTATACGAATGGGAGAAGCGTGTTCCGCAAACTTTGCAGCTAGATATGGAGATTGCCTTGCCAAATGCTCGCGCCTGTCAGAGTGACGATATACACGATGCACTTGATTACTCCGAAATTGTGCGTCACATCCAAAGCGCGCTAAGTAACCACCACTTCAACCTGCTAGAAGCACTGGCCGAACGCATTGCCCAGATTCTGCTTATTGATTTCAACGTGCCATGGGTCAAAGTTAGCGTTGCCAAATTAAATGCCATACGTGACAGTCGCATGGTGGGCATCAGCATTGAACGCAGGCAGGCTAAATCAAACTGA
- the tyrS gene encoding tyrosine--tRNA ligase, producing the protein MTLNETIETIDVIKRGCDELLLETELNQKLVLGRPLRIKAGFDPTAPDLHLGHTVLLNKMRQLQELGHHALFLIGDFTGMIGDPTGKNMTRPPLSREQVLENAQSYREQVFKVLNPDKTEIVFNSTWMDKFSAADLIKLAATHTVARMLERDDFGKRYKNNQAIAIHEFIYPLIQGYDSVALKADLELGGSDQKFNLLMGRELQKHYGQSPQCVLTMPLLLGLDGVNKMSKSLGNYIGINESPQEMFGKLMSVSDNLMWRYLELLSFESMSTITKWRAEVEQERNPRDIKVLLAQEIVTRFHNRAAAEKALAEFEARFKQGVLPEDMPEITVSASTGIIGITQLLKQAGLVESTSEALRMITQGAVKLDGERVIDKTLQLQTGGMVVAQVGKRKFARVTIN; encoded by the coding sequence ATGACCTTAAATGAAACAATTGAAACAATAGACGTGATCAAACGTGGTTGCGACGAGTTGCTGTTGGAAACTGAATTAAATCAAAAATTGGTACTAGGTCGTCCTTTACGCATCAAAGCCGGGTTTGATCCAACCGCACCGGATTTGCATCTTGGACATACTGTATTGCTCAACAAAATGCGGCAGTTACAGGAGCTTGGTCACCATGCGCTATTTTTGATTGGCGATTTTACCGGCATGATAGGCGATCCGACTGGCAAAAATATGACCCGCCCCCCGCTATCACGCGAACAAGTATTAGAAAATGCGCAAAGTTACCGTGAGCAAGTATTCAAGGTACTGAATCCGGATAAAACCGAAATTGTTTTTAATTCTACTTGGATGGACAAATTTAGTGCGGCTGACTTAATTAAGCTAGCAGCTACCCATACTGTTGCGCGTATGCTGGAGCGCGATGATTTCGGCAAACGCTACAAGAACAATCAAGCAATCGCCATCCATGAATTTATTTATCCCTTGATACAGGGTTACGATTCTGTGGCGCTTAAAGCTGACCTGGAATTAGGTGGTTCAGATCAGAAATTCAATCTGCTCATGGGACGCGAGTTGCAAAAACATTACGGCCAATCTCCACAGTGCGTGCTTACCATGCCATTATTGTTAGGGTTGGATGGAGTAAACAAGATGTCTAAATCCCTTGGTAATTATATCGGCATCAACGAATCGCCTCAGGAAATGTTTGGCAAATTAATGTCTGTTTCAGACAACTTGATGTGGCGTTATCTGGAGTTGCTGTCATTTGAGTCTATGAGTACCATTACCAAATGGCGTGCAGAGGTAGAACAAGAACGTAATCCGCGCGATATTAAAGTGTTGCTGGCGCAAGAAATAGTTACGCGCTTCCATAACCGAGCCGCAGCCGAAAAAGCGCTAGCTGAATTCGAGGCTCGTTTCAAACAAGGTGTGCTGCCGGAAGACATGCCGGAGATAACGGTTTCCGCTAGTACTGGGATTATCGGTATTACTCAATTACTCAAGCAGGCCGGACTGGTAGAAAGTACATCGGAAGCCCTGCGTATGATTACTCAGGGAGCAGTAAAGCTGGATGGCGAACGGGTAATCGACAAAACCCTGCAACTACAAACGGGGGGAATGGTGGTGGCTCAGGTAGGCAAGCGCAAATTTGCGCGAGTAACGATAAATTAG